The proteins below are encoded in one region of Festucalex cinctus isolate MCC-2025b chromosome 2, RoL_Fcin_1.0, whole genome shotgun sequence:
- the tgds gene encoding dTDP-D-glucose 4,6-dehydratase produces MDSVRTVLVTGGSGFIGSHLVCSLVRSHPEWKIFNLDNLDYCCSPRSLESIKDRANYTFIEGDICNSQLVKHVFNTENIDVIFHLAAKTHVDSSFQSPATFQRVNIHGTRVLLAAASQTRHRLQRFIYVSTDEVYGSSLDEVFDENSPVRPSNPYSASKAAAEHLVRWYWKKYKLPVIITRSNNIYGPKQYIEKVIPKFLTLLQMSKKCTIQGTRPKSRHFLFIDDAVNAFLVLLEKGIVGEVYNIGSNCEIAIVQLARELVKMVQNVPEAELNDWLEFVPDRPKVDIRYPIKCEKLQQLGWKAEVSWPDGIKRTVKWYQDHPDFWSDTPEEPGEVRNVSKDTTKQETSPLPSYCTVQHYRTNQQGGQSLLTKAL; encoded by the exons ATGGACTCCGTTAGAACTGTTTTGGTGACTGGAGGGTCTGGGTTTAT TGGCTCTCACCTTGTGTGTTCCCTGGTTCGAAGTCATCCTGAATGGAAAATTTTTAACTTGGATAAC ttagATTACTGCTGCAGCCCAAGGAGTCTGGAGAGCATTAAAGACAGAGCAAACTACACTTTTATCGAG GGGGACATATGTAACTCGCAGCTGGTGAAGCACGTCTTCAACACAgaaaacattgatgtcatctttcacTTGGCTGCCAAAACTCACGTTG ATTCATCCTTCCAAAGCCCGGCCACTTTCCAGCGTGTGAACATCCACGGAACCCGAGTTTTGCTGGCGGCTGCCAGTCAGACCCGCCACCGGCTTCAGCGCTTCATCTACGTCAGCACTGATGAGGTGTATGGATCTAGTCTAGATGAG gtgTTTGATGAAAACAGTCCCGTGAGGCCTTCCAACCCATATTCTGCCTCAAAGGCAgcggcagagcacctggtcagGTGGTACTGGAAAAAGTATAAG CTTCCTGTCATCATCACCCGGAGCAACAACATCTACGGTCCCAAGCAATACATTGAGAAG GTGATCCCCAAGTTTCTCACCCTCTTGCAAATGAGCAAGAAATG CACCATTCAGGGAACGCGCCCGAAATCTCGCCATTTCCTTTTCATCGACGACGCCGTCAACGCCTTCCTGGTGCTTCTGGAGAAAGGGATTGTGGGAGAAGTTTACAACATCGGGTCAAACTGCGAGATAGCCATCGTGCAACTGGCCAGGGAACTTGTCAAGATG GTACAAAATGTGCCAGAAGCCGAGTTGAACGACTGGCTCGAGTTTGTGCCGGACAG GCCAAAGGTGGACATCCGCTACCCCATCAAATGTGAGAAGCTGCAGCAGTTGGGCTGGAAGGCGGAAGTCTCCTGGCCTGACGGCATCAAACGCACCG TCAAATGGTACCAGGACCATCCAGACTTTTGGTCGGATACACCAGAAGAGCCGGGAGAAGTTCGAAACGTGTCGAAAGATACAACCAAACAGGAGACTTCACCTTTGCCCTCCTATTGTACTGTACAGCATTATAGGACCAACCAACAGGGGGGGCAGTCACTCTTGACCAAAGCACTGTGA
- the gpr180 gene encoding integral membrane protein GPR180 gives MSCLLTAFTAAVLFSTQAFGKTVTGFFKTEAARQHKGQFITKFMYQGADGLLVCQLDNPSLAAEKESRLLLYPNVEEDWNNLSCSERLSSAQFIISLSQEEHNQTIPQHSSPTVWSAVYADRYTCQDDAVIPSHDDLQFTVLLLNADSAGNPLEHFSAEEAGLQTFYFLLLLAYFVASCIYIKPLYQALRKGGPMHTVLKVLTASLALQACSALCNYIHMARYSRDGIGIQLMRGLAQFWAMAAQVSMLYTLLSLCVSWSLSRGRKPQSRPLQWEQSPASTAVAVCGVVLQGALLLWEQYSASERQHHSHGSLAAILLIALRVTLALLLASVLYQIISTERSTLKRDFYLCFAKGCFLWFLCHPVLVLVSVIFNEHQREKVVTIGVILCQSISMVILYQLFLSRSLYWEVSSLSSVSLPLTMSRNNQRGRY, from the exons ATGTCGTGTTTATTAACCGCATTTACAGCTGCAGTACTCTTCTCTACGCAGGCTTTCGGGAAAACTGTGACGGGATTTTTTAAGACCGAAGCAGCGAGACAGCATAAAGGCCAGTTCATCACTAAATTCATGTATCAAG GTGCTGATGGTTTGTTGGTCTGTCAACTGGACAACCCATCACTAGCTGCAGAGAAGGAATCTCGACTGCTGCTCTATCCAAATGTGGAGGAAGATTGGAACAACCTTAGTTGCTCTGAAAGGCTTTCCAGTGCCCAGTTCATCA TTTCTCTCAGTCAAGAAGAACACAACCAGACGATTCCGCAGCACTCGTCCCCAACAGTGTGGAGCGCTGTCTATGCGGATCGATACACGTGCCAG GACGATGCGGTGATTCCTTCTCATGATGACCTTCAGTTTACTGTCCTGCTGCTTAATGCTGATTCCGCAGGAAACCCCCTGGAGCACTTTAGTGCCGAGGAGGCAG GTCTCCAAACATTTTACTTCCTGCTGCTCCTGGCGTACTTTGTCGCTTCATGCATCTACATTAAACCACTGTACCAGGCACTGAGGAAAGGTGGTCCCATGCACACAGTCCTCAAGGTGTTGACCGCAAGTCTGGCCTTGCAGGCGTGCTCTGCACTTTGCAACTACATTCACATGGCCAG GTACTCCAGAGATGGAATTGGTATTCAACTGATGAGAGGCCTGGCACAGT TCTGGGCTATGGCAGCTCAAGTGTCAATGCTGTACACGTTACTGAGCCTGTGCGTCAGCTGGTCCCTGAGTCGAGGCCGCAAACCTCAGTCGCGACCCCTGCAGTGGGAACAGTCGCCGGCGTCCACGGCTGTTGCCGTCTGCGGCGTCGTCCTGCAG GGTGCGCTCCTGCTGTGGGAGCAGTACTCTGCATCCGAGCGCCAGCATCACAGCCACGGGAGTCTGGCGGCCATCCTCCTCATCGCCCTGAGGGTGACGCTGGCTCTTCTGCTGGCCTCCGTCCTCTACCAGATCATCTCCACCGAGAGGAGCACCCTGAAACGAGACTTCTACCTCTGTTTTGCCAAG GGATGCTTCCTGTGGTTCCTCTGTCATCCCGTTCTCGTCCTCGTGTCTGTCATCTTCAACGAGCACCAGAGGGAGAAG GTGGTCACTATTGGTGTGATCCTGTGTCAGTCCATCTCCATGGTGATCCTCTACCAGCTTTTTCTGTCTCGTTCCCTCTACTGGGAAGTGTCGTCGCTCTCCTCCGTCTCGCTGCCTCTCACCATGTCCAGGAACAACCAGAGGGGGCGCTACTGA